The proteins below come from a single Staphylococcus sp. MI 10-1553 genomic window:
- a CDS encoding ABC transporter ATP-binding protein, with protein MPELKLSHIKKVYDNNNTVVKDFNLDISDKEFIVFVGPSGCGKSTTLRMIAGLESITGGDFYIDGQRMNDVEPKNRDIAMVFQNYALYPHMTVYENMAFGLKLRKFDKAEIDKRVKEAAEILGLTDYLNRKPKALSGGQRQRVALGRAIVRDAKVFLMDEPLSNLDAKLRVQMRTEILKLHHRLNTTTIYVTHDQTEALTMATRIVVLKDGHIMQIGTPREIYDAPDNIFVAQFIGSPAMNMIDVTVTAQGIQIGTKRFKLAHKKFEKLKEKGFENQTVTLGIRPEDIHEEPIFIQASPETAFASKVIVSELLGSEIMVHTQFEQHEIIAKLDARTKVSAGETLTLAFDMNKCHFFNPANGNRIV; from the coding sequence ATGCCTGAGTTAAAATTGTCACATATCAAAAAGGTTTACGATAACAACAACACAGTCGTTAAAGATTTCAATCTAGATATTTCTGATAAGGAGTTCATCGTCTTTGTTGGGCCATCTGGTTGCGGTAAATCAACAACATTACGTATGATTGCGGGACTTGAATCCATTACAGGGGGAGATTTTTATATTGATGGACAACGTATGAATGATGTTGAACCTAAAAACCGTGACATTGCGATGGTGTTTCAAAACTATGCACTTTATCCGCACATGACGGTTTATGAAAATATGGCATTCGGCCTCAAACTGCGTAAATTCGACAAAGCTGAAATCGACAAACGTGTCAAAGAAGCAGCAGAGATTTTAGGACTTACAGATTATTTGAACCGTAAACCGAAAGCACTTTCTGGTGGGCAACGTCAACGTGTCGCATTGGGTCGTGCGATTGTGCGAGATGCCAAAGTCTTTTTAATGGACGAGCCGTTATCAAATCTAGATGCCAAATTACGTGTTCAAATGCGCACAGAAATTTTAAAACTACATCATCGTCTGAACACAACAACGATTTATGTCACACATGATCAGACTGAAGCTTTAACAATGGCCACACGTATCGTCGTATTAAAAGATGGGCATATTATGCAAATCGGTACACCACGTGAAATTTACGATGCACCTGACAATATTTTCGTCGCACAATTTATCGGCTCACCTGCCATGAATATGATTGATGTGACAGTCACTGCTCAAGGGATTCAAATCGGCACAAAACGATTTAAATTAGCGCACAAAAAATTCGAAAAGTTAAAAGAAAAAGGCTTTGAAAATCAAACTGTCACATTAGGTATCCGTCCTGAAGACATTCATGAAGAACCTATTTTTATTCAAGCGTCACCAGAAACAGCTTTCGCATCTAAAGTCATTGTCTCTGAATTATTAGGTTCTGAAATTATGGTGCACACACAATTTGAACAGCATGAAATCATCGCTAAACTCGACGCACGGACAAAAGTGTCAGCAGGTGAAACACTTACACTCGCTTTTGATATGAACAAATGTCACTTCTTTAATCCAGCTAATGGAAATCGCATCGTATAA